ACCGGTCTAAACCAAAGACTAATATTAACAGGCTATGGTCTAAACCAATATAAACCAAAACAGTCGCACTGAATGTACAATTAAATACGTTTACAAATTGATGTTTCCACCCATTGTAGTTTTAAATAGTAAAAGGAGACGTTGCTAAGAGACATGGCAGATAGCAACTTAAACAGGTGTCTCATTTTAAGGAGGAACATCAGTGAGCACCAAGGAAACACCCAGTTAGCCTACACGATATTATATAGATACACAAAAAACTCAAaactataaagaaaaaaagggaattaaaaaaggaagacaCTAACAGTGGTTGCATGCTGGTTGTAAAGTGTCTGTAGCATGGCATTGCTTGCAGATATAGATTTAATGTGTGCAGCAATGTTGGAGACAACACAACTCTGGGAGGATGAAGCACAGACTGAAAGAAATTCAGTTGGCACAACTGTTGGACAGTTGAAAAGGACTTCATATTTTACATCTGAGCTCATAGCAAAATGATACACGCTTAGAGTGTCAACTAATGCCGTCCCATACAAACTCATCAATTCCCATTCAACCTCACATCCATTCTGCACACAAACCTAAAGCTTCTGGCACAGCAGGCTAATGCTCTGGCAGCTAtttctcaaacaaacacactcacaatcacacacagacacacacagagatccgGACAGGGGCATTTCCTGTGGAATGAGTATGGGGGCATCAGCAGTACTCCGAGCCAGTGTCACCTCATGACTGGGagaagggagagacagagacacagagttatagagagagagagagagagacagagagagagagagagagagagagagaaaccagtCACAGTCAGATAGATGAAACAAtgagggagatggagggataAACAGTTGACATCATTGTTCCAGAAAGTTCAGCCTGTTGGCAGTCACTATGCAACTGTGCATGGGAGGTTACGGAGGGGAGGGGGATACAGAGGATGTGAACAGAGACAAAGACCGGGTGGGATGGGGGGAATAGGCCTATAAATGTGGTGCAGGAGAGCACAGCAGCACCAATCTCAGGCTAACCAAGAATCTGCCTCCCTCATACCCATCGTTTTTACATTTCCTCTGGAATCTCATCATGGATATCCCCATCCAGTATCCCTGGTACCGTCGGGCCTTTCCACATCGACTTTCTGACCTCTCCTTGGCAGAACCTCTCACTGATTGGCCACTAATCTGGCCCTTCCCCTGGTCCTTCCCCTGGATACGCCCTTCATTCATGCGCTGGTTCAACTGGCCCGACAATGGACACAGTGAGGTAAAGTAAAATGTACCTGTTACCctgaaaaaatgaaattgtctCATGTGAAATAACAACCATATCTCTAAAACTACTTCATCATCACAGAAATCAGCATTAATAACTAATGCACTGCAGTGTGTGgaatgatgtgacagacttttAAATGCATTGAAATGCACAGAAATTTTTAATACGTGAGATTTGACTTTCTGATATTATTAAGAAGAATATCCTCTTCCACTGATGCCATTATGAGTCTTGCACTGAGATGACAATAACAAGCTATTGTGTCTTTTCATGCCCAGCTCTGACTCCAGGCTGCAGGCATGCAACAGAATTTGTTCCTAACAGCTATATTGTCTGTATAGATGCGCATTGAAAAGGATCACTACATCATTCATGTGGATGTGAAGTTTTTCTCACCTGAAGAGCTGTCTGTCAATATCGGTGACGAGTTCATCACAGTACA
This genomic interval from Perca flavescens isolate YP-PL-M2 chromosome 13, PFLA_1.0, whole genome shotgun sequence contains the following:
- the LOC114566682 gene encoding alpha-crystallin A chain isoform X2; translated protein: MKPYPWYRRAFPHRLSDLSLAEPLTDWPLIWPFPWSFPWIRPSFMRWFNWPDNGHSEMRIEKDHYIIHVDVKFFSPEELSVNIGDEFITVHGKHEGRQDDHGFVSREFLRKYRLPAGVSSADVNACLSFDGILTITAPRSSSGSERPIPVSCEDGTAKQKM
- the LOC114566682 gene encoding alpha-crystallin A chain isoform X1, with translation MDIPIQYPWYRRAFPHRLSDLSLAEPLTDWPLIWPFPWSFPWIRPSFMRWFNWPDNGHSEMRIEKDHYIIHVDVKFFSPEELSVNIGDEFITVHGKHEGRQDDHGFVSREFLRKYRLPAGVSSADVNACLSFDGILTITAPRSSSGSERPIPVSCEDGTAKQKM